From the Psychrobacter sp. P11F6 genome, the window TACCTGATATTGGCGCGCGAATCGTTGTATAGCTAAGGTCTTCTTGAGCCGTTGCGACATTGGTTTGAGACTTTCGTAATGCTGCTTGTTGGCTATTGATGTTTGCAGTGGCTGTTGCAATGGCGGCTTGTGCCGTATCAATAGCAGCGCGTGCATTGGCGACCGCTGCCTGCGCTGTTTGAACTTTTGTTGCCTGTGTATCGTAATCCTGTTGTGATATCGCATCGATAGCGAGTAGTCCTTGCAGGCGTGCAAAATCAGACTGTGCTTGTTTAAGCTCAGACTGACGGCTGGCAAGATCAGCATAGGCACTTTTTAGACTCGCTTGTTTGCTTAACGATTCTGCTTGCGCACTTTGTAGCGCGGCTTCGCTTTGCTCAAGACTGGCTTGTTCATTGCTCAGGCTGTTCTTCTGAGTCACTTGATCAATCTGTGCAATCAAATCGCCTTGTTTCACCTCGTCACCCACTTCTACATAGAGGTTTGTGACCTCACCAGAAACCTGTGCACCGACATCAACGGTATTAAGTGCTTTAACTTTACCTGATGCCATGACATTGTTTTCGATATCACCAACCTCAACAGGTGCGGTTAAATAACTGGGTTTTTCTTCCTCTGGTTTTAAAAAAGTATAGGCCAAAGCCCCTAATGCTACGATGATTAAGGCGATGACACCCCATTTGATAGCAGACTTTTTGCTTATTTTGCGCATAACAACAATCCAGTCACAATGAAATCAAGTGTAGATATAGTAGAGACTTCACCTGCAAAAGGGAATGGTAATTAGTTTACGAAAGGTTAAGAAGTTCAGCAGTAGAGATAAGGCAGACTATATTATGGAAATAATAAACAAAGAAAGAATGTAATGTTAAACCATCAGCAAATTCAAAAAATAATTAACGATTATAGTAAAAAGATAGGGCTAAATATTGATGATGTTATTTTAAGAGATATGCCTTCTGGATTTGGTGGGCCACACTTGGAGATAAGCGGTGGCTATTACCACTATGTAATATGTGAACGAGGTAGTGAACTCACTAGAAAATCTTCTAGGGACGTAGATGATTTTATCTATAGGTTTTTTGAGATGGTAACGTCTAGGGTAGCAGGCGAGTATGAGCAAGAGAATAGTGTCATGAGTGAAGATCAAAGAGTTATACGCTTTAATAAGCAAATTGAACTTATGACGCAGCTAAATCATGAATGGGGTAGAAAAAAAGAAGCGGATATAACAGAAACTTTAAAAAACTTTCCTTATTCAGTTAATAATAGAACTTACGATAAGAAAACTTGGTTAAATAAGTTATTGAATTTTTTCAACCAATCAAACGGCAAACAGCCGCTTACCTGATAACTCAAGCGCTGCTTGCAATAATAACTCCCACGCTGGCTGACGCACGAGTCCTTTGATGGCTTGGTCACATTTATAAAGCAGGGCAGGCCATTCAGCCGTTTGAGTTTTTGACTGGCGACGGCAAGCTTGCTGGTACAACCCTTGTTTGCTACGCCAAATACCAAGCGCTTGCGGATCTTGCCCATCCATCAATTGCATAATTTGCCGCATGTCTTTACTGATTGCCCATAATACCAAGGTGGTTGGCTCGTCAGTGGCTTTCAGCTGAAACATGATTTTGGCGACTTGAGTGCTGTTACCGGCAAGCATGGCATCCGATAAATCAAAGACGCTAAACTGTGCATCACTGACCAACGCAGCTTGTAGATCCTTAATGTCTAAGGCAATATTGTTTTTCAGTTGTGTAGA encodes:
- a CDS encoding Imm63 family immunity protein, with protein sequence MLNHQQIQKIINDYSKKIGLNIDDVILRDMPSGFGGPHLEISGGYYHYVICERGSELTRKSSRDVDDFIYRFFEMVTSRVAGEYEQENSVMSEDQRVIRFNKQIELMTQLNHEWGRKKEADITETLKNFPYSVNNRTYDKKTWLNKLLNFFNQSNGKQPLT
- a CDS encoding efflux RND transporter periplasmic adaptor subunit; this translates as MRKISKKSAIKWGVIALIIVALGALAYTFLKPEEEKPSYLTAPVEVGDIENNVMASGKVKALNTVDVGAQVSGEVTNLYVEVGDEVKQGDLIAQIDQVTQKNSLSNEQASLEQSEAALQSAQAESLSKQASLKSAYADLASRQSELKQAQSDFARLQGLLAIDAISQQDYDTQATKVQTAQAAVANARAAIDTAQAAIATATANINSQQAALRKSQTNVATAQEDLSYTTIRAPISGTVVSVTTEQGTTVNANQTAPTIVTLADLSTVRINAQISEADVINVNAGMPAYFNIIGNPDKQYDATLTAIEPAPEEISKTSSTDSAIYYVGYVEVANPERLFRIDMTAQIYIIIDQAKDALLVPSAAIQERPARNQTEGQAKTSKVVRVLSDDGTVEPRTVEVGIDNRVNAQILSGLKEGEQVIIGEGSANASGKGGGRTRIPGGTPRM